One genomic window of Papilio machaon chromosome 17, ilPapMach1.1, whole genome shotgun sequence includes the following:
- the LOC106721513 gene encoding tubulin--tyrosine ligase-like protein 12 produces the protein MDGISNFNTFLAMHKPQLVSSGVPEHFWHTLCKKLRDQILDSGVAFELMQIDYEDKQKMPYDPIWCIMAISDIDKANSDHIYLVDHAWTFKANSVKRNLRNVPGLLETMCNYMQITSTDTEERIEEVSHNIWRYAHTYAISGSEFSIEDRVPVWYVLDLLGFGIIHSDNPNFRAVPFIYVPHQLTYTLLFPIENVEEGDTITVNFVEGHYPDPKQREAMLIPWKHYEYFDEDFTQEEPDKRYFLEGHIIETLPYVEILQLRQTRSEKLKVFSEYSLINEHLTLADFEIVDNERDADILWLTNHFKNFQEFSVDSPHKFINQFPFEYVITIKDLLAIVARRCCEEGKNIDKDKLETFPTWLPTTFNMKTELPKLVAYYMQRKKKGLDNHWICKPYNLARGLDIYITDNLNFLCRLPLTGPKIAQKYIHNPVLFERPNVGLVKFDIRYVILLKSVNPTEVYIYKNFFLRFSNKAFSLDNFEDYEQHFTVMNYAEGVQLYRMLCADFKDNWAKQYDNFSWDEVEKSIFKMFAELFTAATSKQPPFGIAKSPQSRAVYAADLMLSWDTNKSAMEPKLLEINWMPDCQRACVYYPDFYNDIFSVLFLDKEVETCTKIL, from the coding sequence atggatGGAATTTCAAACTTCAACACCTTTTTGGCTATGCACAAGCCTCAATTGGTTTCATCAGGCGTTCCTGAACATTTTTGGCACACATTGTGCAAAAAATTACGTGATCAGATACTAGATTCCGGTGTGGCTTTTGAATTGATGCAGATTGATTATGAAGATAAACAGAAAATGCCTTATGATCCCATTTGGTGTATAATGGCAATAAGTGATATTGATAAAGCTAACTCAGATCACATTTATCTCGTAGACCACGCGTGGACTTTTAAAGCGAACAGTGTAAAAAGGAATCTACGAAATGTTCCTGGCCTTTTAGAAACTATGTGTAATTATATGCAAATAACAAGTACAGATACAGAAGAGAGAATAGAAGAAGTATCACATAATATTTGGCGTTACGCTCACACCTATGCTATATCTGGCAGTGAGTTTTCCATAGAAGACCGGGTACCCGTGTGGTATGTTTTAGATTTGTTGGGTTTCGGTATCATACATTCTGATAATCCCAACTTTCGTGCTGTACCATTTATTTATGTGCCTCATCAGTTGACATATACTTTACTTTTTCCAATTGAAAATGTTGAAGAAGGTGACACCATCACTGTGAACTTTGTAGAGGGCCACTACCCTGATCCCAAACAAAGGGAAGCTATGCTGATACCTTGGAAGcattatgaatattttgatGAAGACTTTACCCAAGAAGAACCAGATAAGAGGTACTTCTTAGAAGGACACATTATTGAAACCCTACCCTATGTAGAAATATTACAACTTAGGCAAACCAGATCTGAAAAATTGAAAGTATTTTCAGAATATTCTCTGATCAATGAACATTTGACTTTAGCAGATTTTGAAATTGTTGACAATGAACGTGACGCTGATATTTTGTGGTTAAcaaaccattttaaaaattttcaagaGTTCAGTGTTGATTCACCACACAAATTCATTAATCAGTTTCCTTTTGAGTATGTCATCACAATAAAAGATCTTTTAGCTATAGTTGCAAGAAGGTGTTGTGAAGAAGGCAAAAACATTGACAAGGATAAGCTAGAAACATTTCCTACATGGTTACCTACcacatttaatatgaaaactgAGCTGCCTAAACTCGTTGCTTACTATATGCAAAGGAAGAAAAAGGGTTTAGATAACCACTGGATTTGCAAACCATACAACTTAGCAAGAGGTTTGGACATTTATATAACTGATAATTTGAACTTTTTATGTCGACTGCCATTAACTGGACCAAAAATTgctcaaaaatatatacacaaTCCAGTTTTATTTGAGAGACCCAATGTAGGGTTGGTTAAATTTGATATACGTTATGTAATCCTGTTGAAATCTGTTAACCCTACTGAAGtctacatttacaaaaatttctttCTAAGATTTTCTAATAAAGCATTTTCTCTTGACAACTTTGAAGATTACGAACAGCATTTCACTGTAATGAATTATGCTGAAGGTGTACAACTGTATAGAATGCTTTGTGCAGATTTTAAAGACAATTGGGCAAAACAATATGATAACTTTTCATGGGATGAAGTTGAAAAATCGATATTCAAAATGTTTGCTGAATTGTTCACTGCGGCCACATCTAAACAGCCACCATTTGGAATTGCTAAGAGTCCACAATCCAGAGCAGTTTATGCTGCTGATTTAATGTTAAGCTGGGATACAAACAAATCGGCGATGGAACCTAAACTGTTAGAAATAAACTGGATGCCAGATTGTCAGCGTGCATGTGTGTACTATCCTGATTTCTACAATGACATATTTTCTGTTCTCTTCTTGGATAAAGAAGTTGAGACATGCACAAAGATACTCTAA